The DNA segment GCCTACAAGGGCAGCATGATATGAAGTACCGCAGGCAACGATAAAAATCTTTTTGATTTCCTTAATACTTTCTTTATCCATCTTGATCTCATCTAACAAAATGATATCCCCTGTTTCTTGAGAAATTCTTCCTCTAAAGGTATCCCAAATGGCCCTGGGTTGTTCATAAATCTCCTTTAACATAAAGTGTTTGTACCCACTCTTTTCTGCCATTACAAGATTCCATAGTACTTTTTTGACTTCTTTAGATTTAGGCCTTCCCATAAGATCACTTATTTTTACGCCCTCTTCAGTAAGGATGGCTATCTCTCCATCTTCCAAGAAAAAGGCTTCTCTTGTATGCCCTAAAATCGCTGGAATATCAGAGGCTATAAAAAACTCACCCTTGCCAAGACCAATAACGAGTGGGCTATGTTTTCTCGCAGCTACAATCTTTTTTGGATCCTGTTCACAAATAACACCGATAGCATAGGCACCGACAATTCTGTGCAGGGCTTTTTTAACAGCCTCTTCTAAGTTTCCTTCAAAATATTTATGAATAAGGTGGGCAATCACTTCTGTATCTGTATTGGATGTGAAAACACTTCCTTCTTTTATCAGTTCTTCCTTCAGGGCAAGATAATTTTCAATGATTCCATTATGGACAACAACGACTCCATTGACTCTGTGGGGATGGGCATTTTCTTCTGATGGTCTTCCATGGGTTGCCCAGCGGGTGTGACCGATACCTATTTTACCTCCTAAAGGATTATCTTTTATGTTTTCCTCAAGATTTCTTAATTTGCCAACACTTCTTCTGACAACCAATTTATTATTATCTATAGTAGAAATTCCTGCAGAATCATATCCTCTGTATTCTAGTCTCTTGAGTCCATCTAAAAGGATCGGAACGGCATCTCTATTTCCAATATATCCTATAATCCCACACATATCTATTTCTCCTTCTTATCTTTTTTCCCCTTTTCCTCTTTTATCTTTTGGAGAACCCAGTTTTCCTTATTGATTTGATCTGTTCTGCTTAAGGTTAATGAGTAAGGAGGGACATCCTTAGTTACTGTGGTTCCAGCAGCGATATAAGCTCCCTTTCCAACTTTAATAGGGGCAACAAATTGTGTATCGCTTCCGACAAAAACCCCATCGTTTATAATCGTTTGATGTTTCTCTCTCCCATCATAATTACAGGTGATTGTACCGGCACCTATATTTACCTTTTTCCCAATGGTAGAATCACCAATGTATGTAAGGTGTGGGGCTTTTGAACCCTTCCCAACAACAGATTTTTTTATCTCGACAAAGTTTCCTATCTTTACCCCCTCCTTTAAAATGGTCTCAGGTCTAAAATGCGTGAAAGGACCAATTTTTGCATTGTTGCCTATCGTACTTTCCGTTATAAATACAAAACCCTTAATCTCCACTGAGTGAGCAATGCTGCTATTTATAATAACAGAATGGGACATAATAACACAATCTTCTCCAATCTTTGTGTTTCCATAGATCTGAGTATGTGGATAAATGATTGTATCCTTACCAATATTTACTGTTGAATCTATAAAGGTACTGGATGGGTCGATAATAGTAACTCCATTAAGCATCAGTTTACTTAGGATATTCTTTCTCATTGTCTGTTCTATATTCGCCAGATCAACCCGAGTATTAATCCCCATTATCTCATTAGAATCATCTGCAAGAAGAGCATGGACAGATAAATTCCTTTTTCTTGCAATCTCGATGATATCAGTAAGATAAAATTCCTTCTGGACATTATCTCTCTTTATTGTTTGCA comes from the Nitrospinota bacterium genome and includes:
- the glmS gene encoding glutamine--fructose-6-phosphate transaminase (isomerizing); its protein translation is MCGIIGYIGNRDAVPILLDGLKRLEYRGYDSAGISTIDNNKLVVRRSVGKLRNLEENIKDNPLGGKIGIGHTRWATHGRPSEENAHPHRVNGVVVVHNGIIENYLALKEELIKEGSVFTSNTDTEVIAHLIHKYFEGNLEEAVKKALHRIVGAYAIGVICEQDPKKIVAARKHSPLVIGLGKGEFFIASDIPAILGHTREAFFLEDGEIAILTEEGVKISDLMGRPKSKEVKKVLWNLVMAEKSGYKHFMLKEIYEQPRAIWDTFRGRISQETGDIILLDEIKMDKESIKEIKKIFIVACGTSYHAALVGKYIIEEICKMPVEVDIASEFRYRDPLIDKESLTVFISQSGETADTIAALEEAKKKGAKVISICNVMESTIARDSHEVIYTHAGPEIGVASTKAFTTQIVALYLLGILIAKLNKTISEKRSKDLMKDLVKIPEQVESILNQDERIEEISRIYSDRKDFLFLGRGINYPIALEGALKLKEISYIHAEGYPAGEMKHGPIALIDESMPVVVLAPKNRVYEKILNNIEEVKTRDGIVIVLTNEENKELEEKVDHVLYIPKTSYFLEPILLVVPLQLLAYHIAVRRGCDVDQPRNLAKSVTVE
- the glmU gene encoding bifunctional UDP-N-acetylglucosamine diphosphorylase/glucosamine-1-phosphate N-acetyltransferase GlmU, translated to MMKKKKLAIVILGAGKGKRMKSKKAKVLHLLAGRPMIEYTVDLAESLHSDKIVLVVGYQGDRVKALLEDKKIDIVEQKEQLGTAHAIIQSKGVLKNFKGNILVLSGDVPLLKKETLIRLLKEQDKLGSVVTVLTARIPEPYGYGRVLRKKDSSIEKIVEEGDATKKERRINEINSGIYCFKKDFLFNTLQTIKRDNVQKEFYLTDIIEIARKRNLSVHALLADDSNEIMGINTRVDLANIEQTMRKNILSKLMLNGVTIIDPSSTFIDSTVNIGKDTIIYPHTQIYGNTKIGEDCVIMSHSVIINSSIAHSVEIKGFVFITESTIGNNAKIGPFTHFRPETILKEGVKIGNFVEIKKSVVGKGSKAPHLTYIGDSTIGKKVNIGAGTITCNYDGREKHQTIINDGVFVGSDTQFVAPIKVGKGAYIAAGTTVTKDVPPYSLTLSRTDQINKENWVLQKIKEEKGKKDKKEK